Proteins co-encoded in one Stutzerimonas stutzeri genomic window:
- a CDS encoding efflux RND transporter periplasmic adaptor subunit produces MKSKSNTSSLAGHKKQIFWIVVILSVALMLGGLLLRSSPAVPDAGDAHSEHGDESEHEDEGHSDEDAEAEGDHGHDEGGADSDHEVGAAEKDEHEDEPEGAEHTETAEVELSETQILAAGISLATAQPAKIKSAIELPGEITFNQDRTAQVVPRLSGVVEAVKVDLGEQVKQGQVLAVIASTDLSERRSEFYAAQKRLALAQKTYRREKELWEERISAEQDYLQAQQALREAELTVANANAQLQALGSDAGKPDALSRYELRAPFDGMIVEKDITLGESVNTDDQIFIISDLSTVWADISVPANALSAVRVGSNAVIEATAFESSANGTVSYVGSLVGQQSRAATARVTLPNPEGVWRPGLFVKVQVGAGEASVPVAVSPDAIHTLEEKPVVFVRTDHGFAAQPIVSGRSDSDAVEIKEGLQPGARYALDNSFIIKSELGKASASHAH; encoded by the coding sequence ATGAAAAGTAAATCGAATACATCTTCCTTGGCTGGTCACAAGAAGCAGATTTTTTGGATCGTCGTCATATTAAGCGTGGCACTTATGCTTGGCGGATTGCTTCTTCGCAGTAGTCCAGCTGTGCCCGATGCGGGCGACGCACATAGCGAGCATGGTGACGAATCGGAGCATGAGGATGAAGGGCATTCGGATGAGGATGCAGAAGCCGAAGGAGATCATGGCCATGATGAAGGAGGCGCCGATAGCGATCACGAGGTCGGTGCGGCAGAGAAAGATGAGCATGAAGATGAGCCCGAGGGAGCGGAGCATACTGAAACAGCAGAGGTAGAACTCTCAGAGACACAAATCCTAGCCGCCGGCATCTCACTGGCAACTGCTCAGCCCGCAAAGATAAAAAGCGCAATTGAGCTGCCTGGCGAAATTACATTCAACCAAGACCGCACAGCGCAAGTTGTGCCTCGTCTCTCAGGTGTCGTTGAAGCGGTCAAAGTCGATTTGGGCGAACAGGTGAAACAGGGGCAAGTACTTGCTGTGATCGCGAGTACAGACCTGTCGGAACGTAGAAGCGAGTTCTACGCGGCGCAAAAACGTCTTGCATTGGCTCAAAAAACCTATCGACGCGAAAAGGAGCTATGGGAAGAGCGTATTTCTGCGGAACAGGATTATTTACAGGCACAACAGGCTTTACGGGAAGCAGAGCTGACTGTTGCGAATGCAAACGCACAGCTACAAGCGCTTGGCAGTGATGCTGGCAAGCCAGACGCATTGAGCCGCTACGAACTCAGGGCGCCGTTCGATGGGATGATCGTTGAGAAGGACATCACGCTCGGTGAGTCAGTCAATACCGATGACCAGATATTCATCATTTCCGATCTCTCCACCGTGTGGGCAGATATCAGCGTTCCTGCCAATGCACTCAGCGCGGTACGAGTAGGCAGCAATGCCGTTATCGAGGCCACAGCATTCGAGTCCAGTGCCAATGGAACCGTTTCTTATGTCGGCTCACTTGTTGGTCAGCAAAGCCGCGCCGCTACCGCCCGGGTCACACTTCCCAACCCTGAAGGGGTTTGGCGCCCCGGCCTGTTCGTCAAAGTGCAGGTAGGCGCTGGCGAAGCATCCGTGCCAGTCGCAGTAAGTCCTGATGCGATCCACACATTGGAAGAAAAGCCGGTGGTGTTTGTACGGACCGACCATGGCTTTGCTGCTCAGCCAATCGTGAGTGGCCGCAGCGATAGTGACGCGGTCGAAATCAAGGAAGGCCTCCAGCCCGGAGCGCGCTATGCCTTGGATAACAGCTTCATCATCAAGTCCGAGCTTGGCAAAGCCAGCGCCTCGCATGCTCACTGA
- a CDS encoding TolC family protein, which produces MRKALFSLGLTTLSCNLAFAQPLELPTFTQTLPVGVSNTFPVESVESISFLRALELASSASPELAVARRELAASRALISQAGARPNPILSASQEGIRGDAPETTLELSQEIELGGKRSARIEAAQRALDVAAADLQDAQARLRGAVMGAYYDVLTAQERLDLAQAASKLAKQAVNVANRRVRAGMVSPVEETRARVAATGVQVELAQATAELEAARTRLAANWGNPQPRFERVKEPAEAVPPLPELAELYSRLNDSAQLTRARREAERRRAALKLERTNRFSNVTVSVGAQRSDEYNGTLGLVSISMPLPLFDRNQGNIGAAQERAYQAQDELNAVHIRLKSELSQAHMRLRTARQQFELLRNDMLPSAQSAYEAASKGFELGKFTFLDVLDAQRTLFQARSQYLSALSQANQAAAEISRIVGDGSAVITSATQP; this is translated from the coding sequence GTGCGAAAAGCTCTTTTCTCGCTGGGGTTGACGACGTTGTCGTGCAATCTCGCCTTTGCGCAACCCTTAGAGTTGCCGACCTTCACACAGACCTTACCTGTCGGTGTGTCAAATACATTCCCCGTTGAGTCTGTCGAATCCATAAGCTTTCTACGCGCCTTGGAACTCGCTAGCTCTGCAAGCCCTGAACTGGCTGTTGCAAGACGTGAGCTGGCTGCTTCTCGCGCATTAATTAGCCAAGCCGGAGCACGTCCGAATCCAATATTGTCCGCTAGCCAGGAGGGAATCCGGGGCGATGCCCCGGAGACCACGCTTGAACTGAGCCAAGAAATAGAGCTGGGTGGTAAACGTTCGGCTCGTATTGAGGCGGCGCAACGAGCCTTGGACGTAGCAGCTGCTGACCTACAGGACGCCCAAGCTCGACTGAGGGGGGCAGTGATGGGCGCGTACTACGATGTGCTTACTGCTCAAGAACGGCTGGACCTCGCTCAGGCTGCTTCAAAGCTTGCGAAGCAAGCAGTGAACGTGGCCAATCGACGTGTGAGGGCCGGCATGGTTTCTCCCGTAGAGGAAACCCGGGCGCGGGTTGCGGCTACTGGAGTGCAAGTAGAGCTTGCCCAGGCCACAGCTGAACTCGAAGCTGCGCGCACTCGGCTGGCGGCCAACTGGGGAAATCCACAGCCACGCTTTGAGCGAGTAAAAGAGCCGGCAGAGGCAGTGCCTCCTCTTCCCGAGCTAGCTGAGCTTTATAGCCGTTTGAACGATTCCGCCCAACTAACCCGCGCGCGTCGGGAGGCTGAAAGACGTCGGGCTGCGTTAAAGCTGGAAAGGACGAATCGCTTTTCTAACGTGACGGTTAGCGTAGGTGCCCAACGCTCAGATGAATATAACGGCACGCTGGGATTGGTGAGTATCTCGATGCCCCTGCCGTTGTTTGATCGAAACCAAGGCAACATCGGAGCAGCGCAGGAACGGGCCTACCAGGCGCAGGACGAGCTCAACGCCGTCCATATACGCCTGAAAAGCGAACTTTCCCAAGCGCACATGCGGCTGCGCACTGCTCGCCAGCAGTTTGAACTGTTGCGCAACGATATGCTCCCCAGTGCCCAAAGCGCTTATGAAGCTGCCAGCAAGGGGTTCGAACTTGGAAAATTCACGTTCCTTGACGTACTGGATGCTCAACGCACGCTTTTCCAAGCCCGATCTCAGTATCTGTCTGCGCTATCACAAGCTAACCAGGCGGCGGCAGAAATCTCGCGAATTGTCGGAGATGGGTCGGCCGTTATCACCTCGGCCACTCAGCCATAG